The following proteins come from a genomic window of Anabas testudineus chromosome 3, fAnaTes1.2, whole genome shotgun sequence:
- the anp32a gene encoding acidic leucine-rich nuclear phosphoprotein 32 family member A isoform X2, whose translation MDMKKRIHLELRNRTPSDVKELVLDNCRSNEGKIEGLTDEFEELEFLSTINVGLTTVAHLPKLNKLKKLELSDNRISGGLEVLAEKCPNLTHLNLSGNKIKDLSTIEPLKELGTLKSLDLFNCEVTNLNEYRDNVFKLLPQLTYLDGYDKDDKEAPDSDAEVYAEGLDDEEEDEDDVDEEEYDEDAAPGDDDEEEEGEDDEEENEEEEEDLSGEEEEEEDLNDREVDDEDEEEERGQKRKRDLDEEGEEDEDD comes from the exons ATGGACATGAAGAAAAGAATTCATCTAGAGTTGCGGAACCGCACTCCGTCAGAC GTCAAAGAACTTGTGCTAGACAACTGTCGCTCAAATGAAGGAAAGATCGAGGGTCTAACAGACGAGTTCGAGGAGCTGGAGTTTCTAAGCACAATCAACGTTGGACTGACGACAGTGGCCCACTTGCCGAAGTTAAATAAACTCAAAAAG CTTGAACTCAGCGATAACAGGATCTCAGGGGGGTTAGAAGTTCTGGCAGAGAAGTGTCCTAACCTCACACACCTCAACCTCAGTGGAAACAAGATTAAAGACCTCAGCACAATAGAACCATTG AAAGAATTGGGGACTCTGAAAAGCTTAGATCTGTTTAACTGTGAAGTAACGAACCTGAACGAGTACAGAGACAACGTATTCAAGCTACTACCCCAGCTCACGTACCTGGATGGGTACGACAAAGACGACAAAGAGGCACCAGATTCTGACGCCGAGGTTTACGCAGAGGGCTTGGATGAcgaagaggaagatgaagatg ATGTAGATGAGGAGGAGTATGATGAAGATGCTGCACCGGGAGATGAcgacgaggaggaggaaggagaggacgacgaagaggagaatgaagaggaggaggaggacctCAGCGGAgag gaggaagaggaggaagatctGAACGACAGGGAGGTGGACGACGAGGATGAGGAAG AAGAGCGAGGTCAGAAGAGAAAAAGGGATCTGgatgaggaaggagaggaggacgaggacgaTTGA
- the anp32a gene encoding acidic leucine-rich nuclear phosphoprotein 32 family member A isoform X1, with protein sequence MDMKKRIHLELRNRTPSDVKELVLDNCRSNEGKIEGLTDEFEELEFLSTINVGLTTVAHLPKLNKLKKLELSDNRISGGLEVLAEKCPNLTHLNLSGNKIKDLSTIEPLKELGTLKSLDLFNCEVTNLNEYRDNVFKLLPQLTYLDGYDKDDKEAPDSDAEVYAEGLDDEEEDEDDVDEEEYDEDAAPGDDDEEEEGEDDEEENEEEEEDLSGEEEEEEDLNDREVDDEDEEEEERGQKRKRDLDEEGEEDEDD encoded by the exons ATGGACATGAAGAAAAGAATTCATCTAGAGTTGCGGAACCGCACTCCGTCAGAC GTCAAAGAACTTGTGCTAGACAACTGTCGCTCAAATGAAGGAAAGATCGAGGGTCTAACAGACGAGTTCGAGGAGCTGGAGTTTCTAAGCACAATCAACGTTGGACTGACGACAGTGGCCCACTTGCCGAAGTTAAATAAACTCAAAAAG CTTGAACTCAGCGATAACAGGATCTCAGGGGGGTTAGAAGTTCTGGCAGAGAAGTGTCCTAACCTCACACACCTCAACCTCAGTGGAAACAAGATTAAAGACCTCAGCACAATAGAACCATTG AAAGAATTGGGGACTCTGAAAAGCTTAGATCTGTTTAACTGTGAAGTAACGAACCTGAACGAGTACAGAGACAACGTATTCAAGCTACTACCCCAGCTCACGTACCTGGATGGGTACGACAAAGACGACAAAGAGGCACCAGATTCTGACGCCGAGGTTTACGCAGAGGGCTTGGATGAcgaagaggaagatgaagatg ATGTAGATGAGGAGGAGTATGATGAAGATGCTGCACCGGGAGATGAcgacgaggaggaggaaggagaggacgacgaagaggagaatgaagaggaggaggaggacctCAGCGGAgag gaggaagaggaggaagatctGAACGACAGGGAGGTGGACGACGAGGATGAGGAAG AAGAAGAGCGAGGTCAGAAGAGAAAAAGGGATCTGgatgaggaaggagaggaggacgaggacgaTTGA